One window from the genome of Zerene cesonia ecotype Mississippi chromosome 1, Zerene_cesonia_1.1, whole genome shotgun sequence encodes:
- the LOC119830356 gene encoding venom serine carboxypeptidase-like: MKVVPLFSVLILFCITFRISITSENVYTDCLRLTPYIRNGSVNIAQNLAEVDSSKFMNITSYAGFITVNDEYDSNLFFWFFPKPQMSTTPLIIWLQGGPGYSSLKGLFDIMGPFEVEGDKVIQRPITWASDYSLLFLDQPVGAGYSFTQNDRGYTDNEDDVGEQMHEFLVQFLELFPELKEAPLFIAGESYAGKYVPALAIQIHRRKDKHPINLRGIAIGNGLIDPLSMMHYSEFSRILGLLDDTQVEVLKIIEQDTVQAIQEERMLDAALGFNKTLEYIKKHSGVSFYNFNMDQGGGAPAFEAFVNRADVREAIHVGNASYHLNNQLVYQKMQPDMMNTTKPFVEELLEHYGVMCYSGQLDVILPYGLSRNLYSKLNWSRRPEYIKASRRRLRNATDGTIVAYKKSGGNFAEVLIRRAGHMVPEEQPDVAKFIIDRFIEEYK; the protein is encoded by the exons ATGAAGGTAGTCCCGTTGTTCAGTGTTCTTATATTATTCTG CATAACGTTTCGCATCTCAATCACATCAGAAAACGTATACACAGATTGTTTACGTCTTACACCATATATTAGAAATGGCAGCGTTAATATTGCTCAAAACTTAGCGGAGGTAGATTCCTCTAAATTCATGAATATAACGAGTTACGCTGGCTTCATAACTGTGAACGATGAATACGATAGCAATCTGTTCTTTTGGTTCTTTCCTAAGCCACAGATGAGTACCACCCCCTTGATTATCTGGCTGCAAGGCGGACCAGGTTATTCATCTCTGAAAGGCTTGTTCGATATTATGGGACCATTTGAAGTGGAGGGTGATAAAg taattCAGAGACCAATAACTTGGGCTTCGGATTATTCCCTGCTGTTTCTGGATCAACCTGTGGGTGCTGGGTACAGTTTTACACAGAACGATCGTGGATATACGGATAACGAAGATGAT GTGGGGGAACAGATGCATGAATTTCTAGTACAATTTTTGGAATTATTCCCCGAGTTGAAGGAAGCACCGTTATTCATAGCGGGAGAATCATACGCCGGGAAATACGTCCCTGCTTTAGCTATTCAAATCCACCGCCGAAAAGATAAACATCCTATTAACTTACGA GGCATTGCCATCGGAAACGGATTAATAGACCCGCTTAGTATGATGCATTATAGCGAATTTTCTAGAATACTTGGACTGTTAGACGATACACAGGTGGAGGTTTTGAAAATCATTGAACAAGATACAGTTCAGGCTATCCAAGAGGAGCGAATGCTTGATGCAGCTTTG GGTTTCAATAAAACTCTAGAgtacattaaaaaacacaGTGGCGTGAGTTTCTATAACTTCAACATGGACCAAGGGGGCGGGGCACCAGCGTTCGAAGCGTTTGTCAATCGAGCTGATGTAAGAGAGGCGATACATGTGGGAAACGCTTCGTACCACCTGAATAATCAACTGGTGTACCAGAAGATGCAGCCGGACATGATGAATACTACGAAGCCGTTTGTTGAAGAGCTGTTAGAACATTATGGAGTTATGTGCTATAG TGGTCAATTGGATGTTATCCTGCCGTACGGTTTATCAAGGAATTTGTACTCCAAATTGAACTGGTCTCGTCGTCCTGAATATATAAAAGCCTCGCGCCGCCGGCTGCGGAACGCAACAGACGGTACAATCGTGGC ATACAAGAAAAGCGGAGGCAATTTCGCAGAGGTATTGATAAGGAGAGCTGGTCACATGGTGCCCGAAGAACAGCCTGATGTCGCCAAGTTCATTATTGATAGATTCatagaagaatataaataa